In Thermogemmata fonticola, the genomic stretch CGAGCCGCTCAGGAAGCGGCGGGGACCACCTGGGGCGTTTCTGCCGCCGGGGCCGCGGGAGCGGGCGGGGAGCTGGAGCTTGCGCCAGAGGGCTGCCAGCGCAGGATCGGCTGCTTGACCGCTTGCACTTCATCCGGACGGCTGATGGGCGTGGTGTGGGGCGCGGCGCGGAGGAAGTCCGGGTCCTCTTGCACAATGCGGGCCAAGGTGTCGGCGAAGGCATCCAGGGTCGCTTTGCTTTCCGTTTCGGTCGGTTCGATCATCAGGGCTTCGGGCACGACCAGGGGGAAGTAGACGGTGGGGGCGTGGATGCCGAAGTCCAGGAGGCGCTTGGCCAGGTCCATGGCGCGGACCTTTTTTTCCCGGAGGAGTTTGCGGGCGGACGCGACGAACTCATGCATGCAGGGGCCGGGATGGGGCACCTCCAGCACCTGGGCCACGCGGGCGCGCAGGTAGTTCGCATTGAGCACCGCCTGCTCGCTGACCTGCTTGAGGCCGTCCGGTCCGAGCGTGCGGATGTAGCAGTAGCCGCGCAGCAGAATTCCGACGTTGCCGTAGAAGGTGTGCATTTTGCCGATGCTCTTGGGGCGGTGGTAGTCCAGGCGGTAACGTTCCCCCTCGCGCACCACGACCGGGACCGGCAGGTAGGGGGCGAGGAAGTCGCGCACCGCGACCGGGCCGCTGCCGGGACCTCCGCCACCATGCGGGCCGGTGAATGTCTTGTGCACGTTGTAATGCTGCATGTCCGCCCCGAAATCCCCCGGACGGGTGATCCCCAAAATCGCGTTCATGTTGGCCCCGTCCAGATAGACCAACGCGCCGGCCTCGTGAAGCCAGTCCGTGATCGTGCGAATCTGCCGCTCGAACAACCCTAGCGTGTTCGGATTGGTGATCATAAAGACGGCCACATCCGGACCGAGTTTGCTCCGCAGATCGGTCAGGTCAACCAATCCCTGCGGCGTGCTCTTGACGGTGACGGTCTCGAAGCCGGCCAAGGTGGCGGAGGCGGGATTGGTGCCGTGGGCCGAATCCGGGATCAGCACCTTGCGGCGGTGGGTTTGCCCCTGGTCGCGGAAGTAAGCGGCGGCGATGAGTAGGGCGGTCAGTTCCCCCTGGGCGCCCGCCGCCGGTTGGAGCGACACCGCGGGCAAGCCGGAGATTTCCCCCAGAAACTCCTGCAACTCGTAAAGCAGCCGCAGGATGCCCTGGACCGACTCTTCGTCCTGATAGGGATGGAGGGCGGCAAAGCCGCTCAGGGCCGCCCAGCGTTCGTGCCGCTTGGGATTGTACTTCATCGTGCAGGAACCGAGCGGGTAGAAGTGGGTGTCGATGCTCATGTTCCGCGTGGACAGGTTGACGTAATGGCGGACCAGGTCCACCTCGCCGACTTCGGGCAGGGGCGGGGGCGCGGCGGCGCGATAGCGCTCCGGCAGGTCCGGCTCCGGGGATTCCGGCGGCACATCGCAGGCCGGCAAGCGGTGGCAGCGCCGGCCCGGCTGGGACAACTCGAAAATCAACTCCGTGGCGGCAACGTTGTTCATGGCAGTCTCGACGTTCCTGGGTTCGCCTGGGTTTTTGAGGTATCTGGGATGACTCGTGTCAGCTCGGTTTTGCAGGGATCGGGTGTCCGCAGGTTGTCGCTGTCCGCAGGTTGTCGGGGGTGCGGCGCGGGGGCGCGGCGGTGGTGTCACGGCCGGGAAGGCGGCCGGCAGTGGGCCAGGGCGTCGGCCAGGGCGTCGATCTCGGCGCGGGTTCGCTTCTCGGTGACGGCCAGGCTGAAGCAGTCGGCCAAGGAGGGGAACCAGCGTCCGAGGGGGAGGGCGGCGAGGAAGCCGCGCTGCCGCAATTGCTGGGGCAGGGCGTCCGTGGGTCCCGGCCAGCGCAGAGTGAACTCTTTGAAGAAGGGTCGGCGGAAGCGCAGCTCGGCTCCCGCCACGTCCGCCAGGCGCCGGGCGGCGTAGTGGGCCTTGCGCAGGCACAGCTCGGCGGTTTCCCGCAAACCCTGGGGGCCAAGCGCGGTCAGATAAACGCTGGCGCGCAAGGCCATGAGGCCCTGATTGGTGCAGATGTTGCTCGTGGCCTTTTCCCGCCGGATGTGCTGCTCGCGGGTTTGCAGGGTGAGCACCCAGCAGCGCTGGCCGTGGCGGTCCGTGGTTTGCCCCACCAGGCGGCCCGGCAAACGCCGAAGGTACGCCGGCTCATCCCGGCAAGCCAGGATGCCCAAATACGGCCCACCGTAGCCCAGGGGAATGCCCAGCCCCTGCCCTTCGGCCACCGCGATGTCCACGCCGCAATCCCCCGGACGGCGCAACAGGCCCAGACTGATCGGATCGAACACGGCGATGCACACCCCCCCCACCCGGTGGACCGCCGCGGCTAGGTCCGCCACCTCCTCCAGATGACCGAAGAAGTTCGGCGACTGCACCACCACAGCAGCGGTGCGGTCGCTCAGGGCGGCCTGCAGGTCGTCCGGATCGAGGAAGCCTTCCGGGGCGGGGAGCACCCGCAGCGAGCAGGGGAGATTGGCCAGATACGTCCCCAGGACCCGGCGGTACTCCGGATGGACCGTCTCGGCCACGAGCACCTCGCCGTCCTGTCGGCCCGTCACCCCCAGGGCCATCAGCACCGCTTCCGCCACGCCGGAACCCGCTTCGTAGAGGCTGGCATTGGCCACCCCCAGGCCGGTCAACTGACACATGAGCGTCTGATACTCAAAGATGACCTGGAGCGTCCCCTGACTGGCCTCGGCCTGATACGGCGTGTAGGCGGTGTAGTATTCGCTGCGGGAAGCGATGGCATCGACCACCGCGGGGATGAAATGGTCATACGCCCCGCCGCCGAGAAAGCACGGATACTGCGCCGCGGAGGCGTTCTGCTGCGCCAGCTCCTCCACCTGGCGGTGCAGTTCCAGTTCTGTCAGGGCCGGAGGCAGATGCAGGGGCCGGCGCAGGCGCACCTCCGGCGGTACCGCCACAAACAACTCCTCCACGCTCGGCACACCCAAATAGGCCAGCATCGCCTGTTGTTCTTCCGCAGTGTTGAGCAAGTACGACACGGCGAACCTCGAAACTCGAAAACAGAAAGCCAACCGCTTCAGAAAGCGGAACGTTGTTTTTTCTTCCGTTGCCAGCGTAGGATCGTTTCCTGCATCCCGCTAGCGTCGTGTTGTTCCCCGCGTCAGCGTCTTCGCGAGGGCCGCGAAGGTGTCCGACCGCCGCGGCGGCTGTTACCCTGCGTTCCAGGGGCATCCGCGCCGCCGGGAGTGCCGCGCCGGCAGCGCCGCCGCTCAGGCCGGTTGAGTGAGGAACCGCAGCGGGGAAGCCGCTCTTCACCGCCGGGTCTTCCCGTTGGGACCCCGCCGTTGGAAGGCTGGGCGGGGTCTCCGCGCCTGGGTCCGCCGCTGGGAGGACCGCCAGGCTGCCACGCCCTCGCTAGCCATCCCGCTGGCAGAGGCGGCGTGCCCTCGCTCGGTTCAGTGTCCTTCGGCGGCCAGTTGGGCTTCGTATTGCTCGGCGGTCAGCAGGTGCTCCAGGCTCACAGGCGGCTGGGGGCGGATTTTGATGAGCCAGCCGCGGCCAAACGGGTCCTCCAGGATCAGGGCCAGGTTCCCTTTGCGTCCGCTGGCCGGGTCATCGAGCAGCTCGCTGTTGCGTTCGGCGACTACGCCGCTGAGTGGAGCGTAGAGGTCGGAGGTCGATTTGACCGACTCGATGACGCCGAAGGGCTTGCCCGCTTCCACGGTGCTGCCCAGGGCCGGCAGTTCCAGGTACGTCGGCTCGGTCAACTGTTCGACGGCGAAGCGGGTGATGCCGACGGTGGCCAGCTCGCCGTCCCAGCGGACCCATTCGTGCGTGGGGGTGTAACGCAAATCGGGAGGATTGTGCATACTCACCTCGCTAGGAGAAACACTGGGGATTCGCACCGGTTTTCGGCCCGCCGCGATGGCTGGCCTGCGGCTTGTCTTCCAACGGCTGTCTCCGGACTGTCAGCCGGCCGGCGTCCGCTTGTAAAACGGCAGGGGGACCACCGCGGCCCGCAGGAAGGCTCCGGGCAGCTCGATCTGGAGCGGCGTACCCACGGCGGCAGAGTCCGGCATCACGTAAGCCATCGCTAGCGACAGCTCCAGGTAGGGGCAGAAACTGCCGCTGGTGACCGTGCCCACCGCTTGCCCTTCGGCGGACAGGACGCGGTGGCCCCTCCGGGCAGCCCGCCGCCCCTCGATTTCCAAGCCGACACGCACCGGCAGGGTCCGATCCTGGCGTGCCTGTTCCAGGGCACTGCGGCCGATGAAGTCTCCCTTGCTGAATTTCACCGCCCAGGCCAGCCCCGCTTGGATCGGGTTGATCTCCTCAGTCAGTTCGTGGCCGTAGAGGGGCATGCCCGCTTCCAGGCGTAAGGTGTCCCGCGCGCCGAGGCCGCAGGGCTTGACCCCGCGCCCCCGCAGGCGTTCCCACAGCTCCAGCGCGGCCTCCGCCGGCAGAACAATCTCGAAGCCGTCCTCCCCCGTGTAGCCGGTGCGGCTGGCCCACACCGCGGTGCTTCCGCACCAGGTCCGGCAGGCGAAATAGTATTTGAGACGGCGCAGGTCGTCCGCGAAGAGGTCCGCCACGGCTGCCGCGGCGGCTGGCCCCTGCACCGCCACCATCGCCGTTGCCAGCGTCTCGTCCTGAATCTGGACCGCCGCGCTGCGCCGGTGCTGCTCCAGCCAGGCAAGCACTTTGTCCCGGTTGGCCGCGTTGACCACCAGGCTGTATTCCTCCTCCGCCCAGCGGTACACCAACACATCGTCCAGCACCCCGCCGCGCTCGTGGCAGAGCAGGCTGTAGCGCACCTGGCCGGCCTGCATCGGAGCGATGGCATTGGTGCAGACGGAATCCAAAAGCTGAGTCGCGCCCGCCCCCCGGCAGCGCAGCCGACCCATGTGGGAGATGTCGAACATCCCCGCCTCTTTGCGCACCGCCAGGTGCTCGGCCACGATCCCCTCGTACTGGAGCGGCATGGCCCAGCCCGCGAAGGGCACGATCCGCGCCCCCTGCGCCAGGTGCCAGTCGTACAACGCTGTGCGGAGCAGTGTGCTCATGGCCCCGTGCTCCTCTCCCTAGCCGGGCGGGCCGGCAACAAGACAAGGGCGGCCTCCGCCCTGGAAACCACCCTTGCGCTTATCGTAGTCGCCGCGGGGGGAACTTCCACCACCTGCTGCGCAACTTCCTGCCCGTGTTCCTGTTCCCCCTTCCCTCCTTCCCTTCCTCTGGCAGACGCGCCCTCGATGGGAACACGCCCGCCGCGGGGGGAAGGGAATTAGGCCGCCCGGTGGGGAGCACGCCCTTCTGCTGAGGAACGCCTGTCCATCCGGGGGAACACGCCCGCCGCTGGGGGGAATGCCGTTCCACGAAGCTGCCCGGTGTGCGGCCCCGCCCCCTGGACCTAGGCTAATCCCGCAGGCGATCGCTGTGCCTGCTGGTTCCTGATCCTTTTCCGCCGACACCGGGAGGGTGCCATGCGCCGCTTGTTTCTGCTGCCGCTGTTGGTCAGTTGCCCCCTGCTGCTCGTGGGCCGGGAGGCCATGCCCGCTGCGGATGATTACACCTACGGCCCGGATTCCCAGGTCCAGCCGGGCGTACCCCAGGGCAAGATCGTCAAATTCGAGTGGAAGGAAAGCAAAATCTATCCCGGCACGCAACGGGATTGCTGGATTTACATCCCCGCCCAGTACGACGGCCAGACGCCCCTGTGCTTGATGGTCTTCCAGGACGGCTTCAACTACCTCAATCCCAACGGGCCATTCCGCGTCCCGATCGTGTTCGACAATTTGATCCACAAAAAAGAGATTCCCCCGATGGCGGGCGTGTTCGTCAATCCCGGCGTCTTTCCTGCCCGTAAGGGGAAGGATGGCAAATTCGCCTCCAACCGCAGCGTGGAGTATGACACCCTCTCCAAGCAGTATGCGGAGTTTTTGGAGAAAGAGATACTGCCGGAGGTGGCCAAGCATGTGAAGCTGCGCCCGGAGGCGGAAGCCCACGGCATCGGCGGCATCAGCTCCGGCGGCATCTGCGCCTTCACGGCGGCCTGGGAACGCCCCGATCTGTTCAGCAAGGTCCTCTCCCACGTCGGCAGCTTCACCAACATCCGCGGCGGGGACATTTATCCCGGCTTGATCCGCAAGACCGCCCGCAAGCCGATCCGCATCTATCTGCAAGATGGCAGCGGGGACCTGGACAACGAACACGGAAGCTGGCCGCTGGCGAACTTGCAGATGGCCGCCGCCCTCCGTTACATGCACTACGACTACAAGTTCGTCTACGGCGATGGGGCGCACAATGGCCGGCACGGCGGCGTCCTCCTCCCGGATGCCCTCCGCTGGCTCTGGCGCGATGTCCGCTGACGGCGGGAAACTGGTTCCGTCGATTGGTTCCGACCTGGGATGGGTTCCCCCCTTCAACTAGCTCCGTCGATTGGTTCCGACCTGGGATGGGTTCCCCCCTTCGGCTGGTTCCGCCGATTGGTTCCGGCCTGGGATGGGTTCCCCCCTTCGGCTAGCTCCGTCGATTGGTTCCGACCTGGGGTGGGCTCCCCCCTTCAACTAGCTCCGTCGATTGGTTCCGGCCTGGGATGGGTTCAGTCCTTCCAGTTGCCGCTGGGCCAGCTCTGGTCCCGCACCGGGGCGAGGATGCCCTGGACTTCAGCCAAAAGCTGCGAGTCCAGGGGTTGGTCCAGGGCCTGGAGGTTGACCAGCAGTTCGCTGCGGCGGGCGGTGCCGGTGAGGGTGCAGGGGATGCGTTCCTGGGCGTAGCAGAATTGCATGGCCAAAACGGCGATGTTTTGCCCGCGCCGCCGGCAGTGCTCGACCGCGGCCTGGCAGGCGGCCCGAATCTCCGGCCCGGCGGGATGCCACGGCGGCGGACCCTGCTCCGTCAGCAGCCCCAGGGCCAGTGGCGAGGCGTTGATCACCGCCGTCCCGCGTGCCTCCGCCACCGGCAGCAGCTCCGCCAATAGCCGCGTGTTCTGCAACGTGTAATGCGCGTAACTGATGATGACATCCAACTGGCAGCGCTCCACCGCCTGCCGCAATAGTCCCAACGGGTAGGCCGACATGCCGATGAAGCGCGTCTTTCCCTCCTGGCGGAGCTGTTGCAGGGTCTCGTAGGTCTGCGTGAAGATGGCCTCGTAATTGTCGGCAAACTCGATGTCGTGGGCCAGGAGAATATCGACGGCCTCCGTGCGTAGCCGGCGCAGAGAACCTTCCACGCAGCGGCGCAGACCCGCGGGGGAAAAGTCGAACACGTCCCGGTCCAGCCGCCCCGCTTTGGTGCAGAGAATCACCCGCTGGCGCAAACCGCCTTCCAGAATCCGCCCCAGATACTCCTCGG encodes the following:
- the gcvT gene encoding glycine cleavage system aminomethyltransferase GcvT — translated: MSTLLRTALYDWHLAQGARIVPFAGWAMPLQYEGIVAEHLAVRKEAGMFDISHMGRLRCRGAGATQLLDSVCTNAIAPMQAGQVRYSLLCHERGGVLDDVLVYRWAEEEYSLVVNAANRDKVLAWLEQHRRSAAVQIQDETLATAMVAVQGPAAAAAVADLFADDLRRLKYYFACRTWCGSTAVWASRTGYTGEDGFEIVLPAEAALELWERLRGRGVKPCGLGARDTLRLEAGMPLYGHELTEEINPIQAGLAWAVKFSKGDFIGRSALEQARQDRTLPVRVGLEIEGRRAARRGHRVLSAEGQAVGTVTSGSFCPYLELSLAMAYVMPDSAAVGTPLQIELPGAFLRAAVVPLPFYKRTPAG
- the gcvPA gene encoding aminomethyl-transferring glycine dehydrogenase subunit GcvPA, which gives rise to MSYLLNTAEEQQAMLAYLGVPSVEELFVAVPPEVRLRRPLHLPPALTELELHRQVEELAQQNASAAQYPCFLGGGAYDHFIPAVVDAIASRSEYYTAYTPYQAEASQGTLQVIFEYQTLMCQLTGLGVANASLYEAGSGVAEAVLMALGVTGRQDGEVLVAETVHPEYRRVLGTYLANLPCSLRVLPAPEGFLDPDDLQAALSDRTAAVVVQSPNFFGHLEEVADLAAAVHRVGGVCIAVFDPISLGLLRRPGDCGVDIAVAEGQGLGIPLGYGGPYLGILACRDEPAYLRRLPGRLVGQTTDRHGQRCWVLTLQTREQHIRREKATSNICTNQGLMALRASVYLTALGPQGLRETAELCLRKAHYAARRLADVAGAELRFRRPFFKEFTLRWPGPTDALPQQLRQRGFLAALPLGRWFPSLADCFSLAVTEKRTRAEIDALADALAHCRPPSRP
- a CDS encoding alpha/beta hydrolase; amino-acid sequence: MRRLFLLPLLVSCPLLLVGREAMPAADDYTYGPDSQVQPGVPQGKIVKFEWKESKIYPGTQRDCWIYIPAQYDGQTPLCLMVFQDGFNYLNPNGPFRVPIVFDNLIHKKEIPPMAGVFVNPGVFPARKGKDGKFASNRSVEYDTLSKQYAEFLEKEILPEVAKHVKLRPEAEAHGIGGISSGGICAFTAAWERPDLFSKVLSHVGSFTNIRGGDIYPGLIRKTARKPIRIYLQDGSGDLDNEHGSWPLANLQMAAALRYMHYDYKFVYGDGAHNGRHGGVLLPDALRWLWRDVR
- the gcvH gene encoding glycine cleavage system protein GcvH — its product is MHNPPDLRYTPTHEWVRWDGELATVGITRFAVEQLTEPTYLELPALGSTVEAGKPFGVIESVKSTSDLYAPLSGVVAERNSELLDDPASGRKGNLALILEDPFGRGWLIKIRPQPPVSLEHLLTAEQYEAQLAAEGH
- the gcvPB gene encoding aminomethyl-transferring glycine dehydrogenase subunit GcvPB, encoding MNNVAATELIFELSQPGRRCHRLPACDVPPESPEPDLPERYRAAAPPPLPEVGEVDLVRHYVNLSTRNMSIDTHFYPLGSCTMKYNPKRHERWAALSGFAALHPYQDEESVQGILRLLYELQEFLGEISGLPAVSLQPAAGAQGELTALLIAAAYFRDQGQTHRRKVLIPDSAHGTNPASATLAGFETVTVKSTPQGLVDLTDLRSKLGPDVAVFMITNPNTLGLFERQIRTITDWLHEAGALVYLDGANMNAILGITRPGDFGADMQHYNVHKTFTGPHGGGGPGSGPVAVRDFLAPYLPVPVVVREGERYRLDYHRPKSIGKMHTFYGNVGILLRGYCYIRTLGPDGLKQVSEQAVLNANYLRARVAQVLEVPHPGPCMHEFVASARKLLREKKVRAMDLAKRLLDFGIHAPTVYFPLVVPEALMIEPTETESKATLDAFADTLARIVQEDPDFLRAAPHTTPISRPDEVQAVKQPILRWQPSGASSSSPPAPAAPAAETPQVVPAAS
- a CDS encoding aldo/keto reductase, with amino-acid sequence MRYRPLGRTGLEVSVLGQGGAAIGQQYGPVAFEEARDCVWAALDAGVNFIDTSAYYGKGLSEEYLGRILEGGLRQRVILCTKAGRLDRDVFDFSPAGLRRCVEGSLRRLRTEAVDILLAHDIEFADNYEAIFTQTYETLQQLRQEGKTRFIGMSAYPLGLLRQAVERCQLDVIISYAHYTLQNTRLLAELLPVAEARGTAVINASPLALGLLTEQGPPPWHPAGPEIRAACQAAVEHCRRRGQNIAVLAMQFCYAQERIPCTLTGTARRSELLVNLQALDQPLDSQLLAEVQGILAPVRDQSWPSGNWKD